Proteins encoded in a region of the Teredinibacter purpureus genome:
- a CDS encoding HlyC/CorC family transporter, whose amino-acid sequence MDSISPDLLIGILVALIVLSAFFSSSETSMLSLNRYRLRHLVKKKHKGAVRAARLLERPDRLISVILIGNNLVNIVATLIAGTITTYYFGEWATVFVLPIVLTLVILIFAEVTPKSAAAVYPEKIAFPATLVLTPLLFILYPAVLLVNAISNGIARLFGMDPSQARRSDHLRMEELRTVVDEAGELIPDQHQGMLLNVLDLEKATVEDIMVPRNEVEGIDLENDMSVILAILRSTEYTRLPVYEGNINKVVGILHMRSAPRFLKGDDNQISHSDIRQHLTDPYFIPESNPLPTQLMNFQKEKHRIAVVVDEYGDVQGIATLVDLLEEIVGDFSTDAAEDAFDGIVECEDEWYLIDASEFIRDVNRNLGWQLPTNGPKTVNGIIVEHLENIPDACVSFKIGSYQFEIVEHSETRIEKAKILELSA is encoded by the coding sequence TTGGACAGCATTTCCCCGGACCTCCTTATTGGGATTTTGGTCGCCCTTATCGTTCTTTCTGCTTTTTTCTCCAGCTCCGAAACAAGTATGCTTTCGCTCAACCGTTATCGGTTACGGCACCTTGTTAAAAAGAAGCATAAAGGTGCCGTTAGAGCCGCTCGACTACTGGAACGGCCAGACCGACTTATAAGCGTTATTCTTATTGGCAACAATCTCGTAAACATTGTTGCCACACTTATCGCTGGCACCATCACGACCTACTACTTCGGGGAGTGGGCGACGGTATTCGTGTTGCCGATTGTACTCACACTCGTCATTTTGATTTTTGCAGAAGTCACCCCCAAGTCGGCTGCTGCAGTGTACCCAGAAAAAATAGCCTTTCCGGCAACACTCGTTTTAACCCCGCTACTCTTTATACTTTACCCTGCTGTACTTTTGGTCAACGCCATATCCAACGGTATCGCGCGCCTGTTTGGCATGGACCCTTCCCAAGCACGCCGCAGTGACCACTTGCGTATGGAGGAGTTGCGAACGGTCGTTGACGAAGCTGGAGAGCTTATTCCTGACCAACACCAAGGGATGCTACTGAACGTTCTCGACTTAGAGAAAGCGACGGTTGAAGACATTATGGTGCCGCGCAATGAAGTTGAAGGTATAGATCTAGAAAACGACATGAGCGTCATCTTGGCGATACTGCGCTCCACAGAATACACCCGCTTACCCGTCTATGAAGGCAATATTAATAAGGTCGTCGGCATACTGCATATGCGCAGTGCACCTAGATTTTTAAAGGGTGATGACAACCAAATATCACACAGCGATATCCGACAACACTTAACCGACCCTTACTTTATTCCCGAGTCAAACCCTCTTCCCACTCAGTTAATGAACTTTCAAAAAGAAAAGCATCGCATTGCAGTAGTGGTAGATGAGTACGGTGATGTGCAAGGGATAGCAACGCTCGTCGATCTCCTGGAAGAAATCGTTGGCGACTTTAGTACCGACGCTGCAGAGGATGCGTTTGATGGAATAGTAGAGTGTGAAGACGAGTGGTACCTAATTGATGCCTCTGAGTTTATACGTGATGTAAACCGTAATTTAGGCTGGCAATTACCCACAAACGGCCCCAAAACAGTGAACGGTATTATTGTTGAACACCTAGAAAACATCCCAGACGCATGCGTGAGCTTTAAGATAGGTAGCTATCAATTCGAAATTGTAGAACACAGCGAAACACGCATAGAAAAAGCGAAGATACTCGAACTAAGCGCCTAG
- a CDS encoding NUDIX hydrolase, whose amino-acid sequence MSNALFQQAAVLLAISDRPEGEEEILLTLRAQHLSSHSGEVAFPGGKWEPGDPDLRYTALREAEEEVGLVPRFVEVVAELTPSYTRAGMRVTPYIGRVPADSLLTPNLDELTDIFWLPLAVLKADLRVRTEVFEVRGREYWAPVYEYKGYIIWGFTARVLVDFMAHFYGITIGRAHHCAPEIAFQ is encoded by the coding sequence ATGAGTAACGCTCTATTTCAGCAGGCAGCCGTATTATTAGCTATTTCAGATAGGCCCGAGGGCGAGGAAGAAATATTGCTCACCTTGCGTGCCCAGCACTTGTCCAGCCACAGTGGCGAGGTTGCTTTTCCGGGTGGAAAGTGGGAGCCCGGAGATCCTGATTTGCGTTATACCGCGTTAAGGGAAGCGGAGGAAGAGGTCGGCTTAGTCCCTCGGTTTGTTGAGGTTGTTGCTGAATTAACGCCTAGCTATACTCGCGCGGGTATGCGAGTAACGCCTTATATTGGTCGGGTGCCTGCGGATAGCCTTCTCACCCCCAATCTTGATGAATTGACCGATATCTTTTGGCTACCGCTGGCCGTGCTCAAGGCTGATTTGCGAGTAAGGACAGAAGTGTTTGAGGTGAGGGGGCGTGAGTATTGGGCGCCAGTTTATGAATATAAGGGCTATATCATTTGGGGGTTTACCGCGAGAGTACTAGTGGACTTTATGGCACATTTTTATGGTATTACAATAGGCCGGGCGCATCACTGTGCGCCTGAAATCGCCTTTCAATAA
- a CDS encoding DUF3135 domain-containing protein — translation MSDWPNIDQLINMAKHQPEALEAFRQKEINALITSAPKEMQRRLQGLQFKIDCQRELHKTPMGTCVAISNMMHDSMLQLNELLNNENAHTTSTQSATNSHTPAAGQLIPFPA, via the coding sequence ATGAGTGATTGGCCCAATATAGATCAATTGATAAACATGGCAAAACATCAGCCCGAAGCGCTGGAGGCATTTCGTCAAAAAGAAATTAACGCACTAATAACAAGCGCACCAAAAGAGATGCAGCGTCGCCTACAAGGCTTACAGTTCAAAATCGACTGTCAAAGAGAGCTGCATAAAACCCCCATGGGCACCTGTGTGGCGATCTCTAACATGATGCACGATTCAATGTTGCAACTTAATGAGCTGCTGAATAACGAGAATGCTCATACGACATCCACACAATCCGCCACGAATAGCCACACACCTGCGGCGGGGCAACTTATTCCCTTTCCAGCATAA
- a CDS encoding NGG1p interacting factor 3 protein, NIF3, with amino-acid sequence MALYQLVFYVPERYTESVKAAIFSVGGGCVGSYDACSWQILGEGQFRPMKGSAPFIGPVGSLQTVPEHRVELVLEGRRKIAVIEALRQAHPYEEPAFSLWRLDDSVMLERE; translated from the coding sequence ATGGCACTCTATCAGTTAGTTTTTTATGTTCCTGAGCGTTATACAGAGTCGGTGAAAGCAGCGATATTTAGCGTTGGAGGCGGGTGCGTTGGTAGCTATGACGCTTGTAGTTGGCAAATCTTAGGCGAGGGTCAGTTTCGGCCAATGAAAGGTAGTGCACCGTTTATTGGCCCGGTAGGCAGCCTTCAGACGGTACCTGAACATCGTGTTGAATTGGTGTTGGAAGGGCGCCGTAAAATAGCGGTAATCGAGGCGTTAAGGCAGGCGCACCCATACGAGGAGCCTGCCTTTTCTCTATGGCGACTAGATGACAGCGTTATGCTGGAAAGGGAATAA
- a CDS encoding 6-carboxytetrahydropterin synthase has protein sequence MRLFVDNLTNVDFSYLDAQRGLVGETWLASIELDGALDEQGMVCDFGIVKKKLRHWLDTVLDHCLLVPEKSSALQLQTKDGQQGINWHLTTGELLKCASPNEAITLIATEQITPTSVANWCIEQLRSEFPDSIESLKLTFTNENIDGPFYHYSHGLKKHAGNCQRIAHGHRSRIDIWRNGSLSLCDMDAWALKWQDIYIGTKEDLSHTSDSAFDTDNYAFTYHSQQGHFSLSLPKTRCYLMATDTTVEFIAQHIALTLKQQYPDDTITVKAYEGIGKGAIAQA, from the coding sequence ATGCGTTTATTTGTCGACAACCTCACCAATGTAGATTTTAGCTATCTCGACGCACAGCGTGGGCTCGTCGGTGAAACTTGGCTCGCCAGTATTGAACTCGACGGTGCGCTAGACGAACAGGGAATGGTGTGTGATTTCGGTATCGTAAAGAAAAAACTTCGCCACTGGCTCGACACGGTTCTCGACCACTGTCTGCTTGTTCCAGAAAAGAGCAGCGCACTCCAACTTCAAACTAAGGACGGCCAGCAGGGTATCAATTGGCACCTTACTACTGGCGAACTACTGAAATGTGCCTCGCCAAACGAAGCCATTACGCTTATCGCAACTGAACAAATCACGCCTACTTCAGTGGCCAACTGGTGCATTGAACAATTGCGTTCAGAATTTCCAGACAGCATTGAGAGCTTAAAGCTCACGTTTACCAATGAAAATATTGATGGCCCTTTTTATCACTACAGCCACGGCCTTAAAAAACATGCGGGGAATTGCCAACGCATTGCGCACGGACACCGGTCTAGAATCGATATTTGGCGTAATGGCTCTTTGAGCTTATGTGATATGGACGCTTGGGCGCTAAAATGGCAGGACATCTATATTGGTACCAAAGAAGACTTATCCCATACCTCAGACTCGGCATTCGATACGGATAACTACGCGTTCACCTATCATTCTCAACAAGGCCATTTCAGCCTATCGCTCCCCAAAACACGCTGCTACTTAATGGCAACCGATACTACCGTCGAATTTATCGCCCAACATATTGCGCTAACACTCAAGCAACAATACCCAGACGACACAATAACGGTAAAAGCATATGAAGGAATCGGTAAAGGCGCTATCGCGCAAGCTTAA
- a CDS encoding NRDE family protein — MCTISWLYQSHSYHVFFNRDEQITRERALAPRLFSAPGFSRLMPIDPEGEGSWVAVNTAGITLALLNFYQGRLPKGRLTSRGSVIRELSALGTLEDINRAVKTLSLAKYAPFSLLIFLPTFDGAQQSVVLWQWDGRALQKKSVASPIISSARFFEEVLLSRLSDYRTLVGKPKDCTVDSFYRLHQHHGECPSARSICMHREDARTVSFSHIEVSATNVVFRYKDGAACGTAPIETFKLAR; from the coding sequence ATGTGCACGATTAGTTGGTTGTACCAGTCGCACTCCTACCATGTGTTTTTTAATCGAGACGAACAAATAACGCGTGAGCGCGCTCTTGCGCCTCGACTCTTCAGCGCGCCTGGTTTCTCCCGATTAATGCCTATAGACCCGGAAGGTGAAGGGTCTTGGGTTGCTGTGAATACGGCGGGTATTACATTGGCGTTGTTAAACTTCTATCAAGGCCGCTTACCGAAAGGCCGATTGACATCCCGTGGCAGTGTTATACGTGAATTGTCGGCACTTGGAACACTTGAAGATATTAACCGTGCGGTAAAGACCTTGTCGCTCGCAAAGTACGCACCGTTTTCCTTGTTAATTTTTTTGCCGACGTTTGACGGGGCTCAGCAATCGGTTGTGTTATGGCAGTGGGACGGTCGCGCTCTACAGAAAAAATCAGTTGCTAGCCCTATTATTTCGTCGGCTCGTTTTTTTGAAGAAGTGCTTTTATCGAGGCTCTCTGATTACCGTACTTTGGTTGGTAAGCCGAAAGATTGTACGGTAGACAGCTTTTATCGTTTGCATCAGCACCATGGCGAATGCCCTTCAGCAAGAAGCATTTGTATGCACAGGGAAGACGCGCGTACTGTTAGCTTTTCGCACATAGAAGTATCGGCTACAAATGTGGTTTTTCGTTATAAAGACGGAGCGGCTTGTGGCACAGCGCCTATTGAAACCTTTAAGCTTGCGCGATAG
- a CDS encoding DoxX family protein: MNFIHRHYRLLLSVWIAFVFIQSLFFKFSGSPETQHIFGILGEWSGFLWFGIYGAYIVGVAELVAALLLFSRLQVWGAVLAFEIMCGAIVFHVFTPLGLLMPVFNENGTIIGDDGGALFIMACLTCASAAALIVTDWLSENSQLRSVLPQNRVGSR, encoded by the coding sequence GTGAATTTTATTCATCGTCATTATCGGTTGTTGTTATCCGTATGGATCGCATTTGTTTTTATTCAATCGCTATTCTTTAAATTTTCGGGATCGCCTGAAACTCAGCATATATTCGGTATTTTGGGGGAGTGGTCTGGCTTCCTGTGGTTTGGAATCTACGGAGCCTACATTGTGGGCGTGGCGGAATTGGTGGCAGCACTGCTTTTATTTAGCCGCTTACAGGTTTGGGGTGCGGTGCTTGCATTCGAAATAATGTGTGGTGCCATTGTTTTTCACGTGTTTACCCCCTTGGGTTTATTGATGCCCGTGTTTAATGAAAACGGCACCATTATTGGCGATGACGGCGGCGCACTTTTTATTATGGCCTGCTTAACATGTGCGAGTGCTGCTGCATTGATAGTGACTGATTGGCTATCGGAAAATAGTCAGCTTCGGTCAGTTTTACCGCAAAATAGAGTGGGAAGTCGTTAA